The DNA segment GGGTGGTGGCCATAGCCTTCGGCTGTGAAGATTTTGTTAGCGACCTGGAGGGAATCCATGACCTTGAAGGGCAGAGCATTTTCACGCCCCGGGCCCTGATTGCCTTGGCAGCCAGGGCTAATAAAGTGATTCCCATTGATACAGTGCACATCAACGTGCACGATCTGGAAGACCTGGAACAAAACCTCATCCTGGCCAAAAACCTCGGCTTTGAGGGCATGCTGGTGCTGCATCCCAAGGAGTTGCCTCTGGTGCATAAGTACTTTTCACCCACTCAACAGGAATATGACGATGCCGTGGACATGCTGCGCCTCTATGATGAATCCCAGGCAGAGGGGAAAGGGGTGGCGGTCAAAAACGGAAAGTTCATCGGTCCGCCCATGGTGATCGCTGCCAAGAAAGTGCTTAACCGGCATGATTTGATTGAGGCCAGGCGCAAAAAGCTTGGCCACTAGATGGAAAAACGATGAAGCTGCCAAACCACATTACGCAAGCCCCGGAAATACTCCGCCGGTATCTGTTTTATCAAAAGAGTCAGCATTGGAACCGCCAGCAGGTACTTGACTACCAGAATGCCAAGCTGAAAGAGATTGTCGTCTATGCCGGAAAATATGTGCCGTACTATCGCGAGCTGTTCCGCGAAATTGGGCTGGATACTTCCACCTTCAGGGGGATCGAAGACCTGCAAAAGATCCCCTTGCTGGATAAGGA comes from the Candidatus Cloacimonadota bacterium genome and includes:
- a CDS encoding CoA ester lyase, with translation MTDIIMRSLMFVPGHNEKLLTSAARSEADVLLLDLEDSVQPEANKPIARKTIFEWVSSGRLKNYYVFPRVNDRESGHLLKDVQALTIDGIHGFMYPKSRTGEDVYFFDKLLETIEYEKKIPVGTFKIIPLIETAGAVVNAQDICRASKRVVAIAFGCEDFVSDLEGIHDLEGQSIFTPRALIALAARANKVIPIDTVHINVHDLEDLEQNLILAKNLGFEGMLVLHPKELPLVHKYFSPTQQEYDDAVDMLRLYDESQAEGKGVAVKNGKFIGPPMVIAAKKVLNRHDLIEARRKKLGH
- a CDS encoding phenylacetate--CoA ligase; translation: MKLPNHITQAPEILRRYLFYQKSQHWNRQQVLDYQNAKLKEIVVYAGKYVPYYRELFREIGLDTSTFRGIEDLQKIPLLDK